From a single Prionailurus bengalensis isolate Pbe53 chromosome A1, Fcat_Pben_1.1_paternal_pri, whole genome shotgun sequence genomic region:
- the MYOZ3 gene encoding myozenin-3, whose protein sequence is MIPKEQKRSVMAAMGDLTGPVPLLDLGKKLSVPQDLMMEELSLRNNRGSLLFQKRQRRVQRFTFEFPASQRALVDRSAKGKVTGIAGTAEAGPLHAQGKVANGPEGQSCSSELHIFRATPGGPEVAQPSAFPAERPRSPSALAPGYAQPLKGVPPEKFNHTAIPKGYRCPWQEFISYRDYQSDGRSHTPSPAEFRNFNKTPVPFGGPLVGETVPRAGTPFVPELISGLELLRLRPSFNRVAQGWVRNLPESEDL, encoded by the exons ATGATCCCTAAGGAGCAGAAGCGGTCCGTGATGGCTGCCATGGGGGACCTCACTGGACCAG TCCCTTTGCTGGACCTGGGCAAGAAGCTGAGCGTGCCCCAGGACTTGATGATGGAGGAGCTCTCGCTACGCAACAACAGAGGATCCCTCCTCTTCCAGAAGAGACAGCGCCGGGTACAGAGGTTCACCTTTGAATTTCCAGCCAGCCAGAGGGCG CTGGTGGACCGAAGCGCCAAGGGGAAGGTGACGGGAATAGCGGGAACAGCGGAGGCCGGCCCCCTTCACGCCCAGGGGAAG GTTGCCAATGGCCCCGAGGGGCAGAGCTGCAGTTCCGAGCTCCACATCTTTCGGGCCACGCCCGGGGGCCCCGAGGTGGCCCAGCCCTCAGCCTTCCCTGCGGAGCGCCCCCGCAGCCCCAGCGCCCTGGCACCAG GCTATGCCCAGCCGCTGAAGGGCGTCCCTCCGGAGAAGTTCAACCACACGGCCATCCCCAAGGGCTACCGCTGTCCTTGGCAGGAGTTCATCAGCTACCGGGACTACCAGAGCGATGGCAGAAGtcacacccccagccctgccgAGTTTCGAAATTTCAACAA GACCCCGGTGCCCTTTGGAGGACCCCTGGTTGGGGAGACTGTTCCCAGGGCAGGCACCCCCTTCGTCCCGGAGCTCATCAGTGGCTTAGAACTCCTCCGTCTCAGACCCAGCTTCAACAGAGTGGCCCAGGGCTGGGTCCGCAACCTCCCCGAATCTGAGGACCTGTAG